The Malus domestica chromosome 17, GDT2T_hap1 genome contains the following window.
TGGAGTTTATTAACGAATCCGGAACACATACATTATACATGCTTTAGGCCCAAAATCATAATGAGTGCAGAAATCCTTTATCATTATTCTttaaacaaatcctataaacttCCTCAAAAGTGACAGAAGCAAATATCAACGCAAAATGAGTAAACAGTTTAAGACGAACTGAAAGACCAAGGTTTGCTTTTTTTGTTGATCAAAAATATTCCAGCTCCATAagtagaaatgaagatctcaacaagaagggaaaattgCATCCATACAAAGGAGACAACTGGAACACTAGCAAGTAAAATCATCGGATACACTAACCACTTTTTTGCTTCCAGCATAAGAAAAAGGGTTGAAGAAAATGCGATCATCATGGTAACGATCGAGGAGAAGAGGGTGAAAAGGCCTATCATCATCTTTGTTTGCAGTGATTTAAGAAAATCATCTTCAGCATAACGTGAGTTGAGAATTCCTAAAAATGTCACGACTGAAGTTGTGGCAGAAAAAAGTGAAAAGACATCCGCAACTATAAAGACCATAAATATCCTTTTATTTAGGAATACTGGAAAGCCTGCTTTACTCCCACCAGGAACTGAGAATACTGCAATAAACATGATTGTAACAATAAGAGCCGCTACAACCGTACAAGAAGTTGCAGTTGCTTTCATTGATCTTTCACCTTCTTTTGCCAATTCCTTGTGGTTCTTAGTAAATAGATCGCGGGCGGTCATGCCATCTGGATGGTTAACAACTTCAAGAAACTTGGAAGGTACAATTTTCTCCACCTCCTGCATTTCAGTGAATAGAAGAAACttaaattttctttaatttattttcttcaaaggCACTCAAATCTAACcccaagtaattaatactttTGTACTCTTACAAATCCTTGATGTATGCCCTTTGACCTTGAATGTATATGCTCAAATCTAATCCCAAATAACCCAACATTCTGAGTTCGTAACagtaatcaaaattttattttggttgTTTCCTATTTGAGAGTGCAAATTGCTTTCATAAATAATCAAGTTTTATTTGGTATAGCTTCCAAATAGTCAAGTAATATAGCGATTGACCACGTGGCTAGAACTTTATACAGTAAAACCTAATAATTTATAGACCTTGTGGATTGCTTTGGTGATCAACTCATTTTTCTTTAACTCACTACGTCTTAAATCTAAATCCTTATCCATTTATTCTAGCTTAAAATAGTAATATTGTTTATAAAATTTTGGTTCCAATTTCGGCCAATTATAAACAGAAATTATCTGCATTTTGTACTAagcttccttttaattcacgcCCTAAGAAGAGAGGTGGTGTTTAAATAGAATACTCCCATATCGGTTTGAATGAGGCCACCTTTTAGTAGTCACTTAAGTTTGTAAtacttttttatatataaagatattGTGTTAGTGGTGGTTATATAGGTGTTGGTAGTGGTGGGTTCACATTTATACAAAGCCATTCATAATTAGATCTCAAACTCGCTATCAATgagagaaaaaatatatatatatatatagggagagagagagagagagagagtgaggaagAAATTCTAACCTTAAACCATTGTAATTCTCTTTGCATTTGCAGTGCTGCACATTGGATATGTTTAAGCTGTGCAGGTGGGGATAACCTCGCTGCTGAATGTAGTAAAGTATTGTTGAACTTATCTACTCTGGATTCAGTACGAACATTCATGATTTGGATAAATTCATGAAAAAAGTTATAGACTTTTTCTTGACGGCATTCAATGGAAAACTGAAACATGCCCTTTGCATTTTCGTCATATATCCCTAAAGCTAGGATATTTGCTGTAAACAGCTGACGAAGAAACTCATCATTCCCATGTTCAACAGCTTTGAAGAGTGCTGTTTGTACGGAACTTCCTTGCATTTGTTTAAGGCTTAAACCTTCTGTCATTTTGCACATGCCTTGTAAAACTTCAAGGGATTGGACATGGATCTGTTTCATTTTGTACATGTGATCGATTCCTAGGTTGACATAGAAAAATAACTAATCATTAAGTTTCAAAAGTATGACCAAAAGAAGTTCTAAGCGATGACTGAATAAATGTTAGATTAAAACTTGAATGAAAAGATTAACAAAGTGTTGACAAGAAGCATTA
Protein-coding sequences here:
- the LOC103432107 gene encoding uncharacterized protein isoform X3, giving the protein MAHEELNTGLTRNEEYYKTNGDFNEFPHHQPLIDAVAKGDWSSAKKYLTMHPDAIRERGSLSGLTALHMAVSMENEYMAKEVVEWMTEEDLEIEDANGVTAIALATLIGPEVARCIIEKNKRLLCIPCNILQNMIPLIMACHGGHWGLARYLYSVTPLEALMSTQDNCRTGADLISHCFSSKELDIALDLIQRCPNLTFATNSTGKTLLQELACMPSLFLSGTRLRFWQQWIYNSIDIRHASGIHDVRIDVQKQANDPVNDQGDLIIRSVMALLQGLVSNLRNFFGIDHMYKMKQIHVQSLEVLQGMCKMTEGLSLKQMQGSSVQTALFKAVEHGNDEFLRQLFTANILALGIYDENAKGMFQFSIECRQEKVYNFFHEFIQIMNVRTESRVDKFNNTLLHSAARLSPPAQLKHIQCAALQMQRELQWFKEVEKIVPSKFLEVVNHPDGMTARDLFTKNHKELAKEGERSMKATATSCTVVAALIVTIMFIAVFSVPGGSKAGFPVFLNKRIFMVFIVADVFSLFSATTSVVTFLGILNSRYAEDDFLKSLQTKMMIGLFTLFSSIVTMMIAFSSTLFLMLEAKKWLVYPMILLASVPVVSFVWMQFSLLVEIFISTYGAGIFLINKKSKPWSFSSS
- the LOC103432107 gene encoding uncharacterized protein isoform X5, coding for MAATVISSVIANLKVLSHDNYEDWSFHFKTYLLAEDLWEVVEETSEPPRQEDGEAEFLVWRKNNAKVLHAIHTCCGDDTHFIIRGISSAKVAWDTLAEKLKPTDQALENTEDVPLMAHEELNTGLTRNEDIALDLIQRCPNLTFATNSTGKTLLQELACMPSLFLSGTRLRFWQQWIYNSIDIRHASGIHDVRIDVQKQANDPVNDQGDLIIRSVMALLQGLVSNLRNFFGIDHMYKMKQIHVQSLEVLQGMCKMTEGLSLKQMQGSSVQTALFKAVEHGNDEFLRQLFTANILALGIYDENAKGMFQFSIECRQEKVYNFFHEFIQIMNVRTESRVDKFNNTLLHSAARLSPPAQLKHIQCAALQMQRELQWFKEVEKIVPSKFLEVVNHPDGMTARDLFTKNHKELAKEGERSMKATATSCTVVAALIVTIMFIAVFSVPGGSKAGFPVFLNKRIFMVFIVADVFSLFSATTSVVTFLGILNSRYAEDDFLKSLQTKMMIGLFTLFSSIVTMMIAFSSTLFLMLEAKKWLVYPMILLASVPVVSFVWMQFSLLVEIFISTYGAGIFLINKKSKPWSFSSS
- the LOC103432107 gene encoding uncharacterized protein isoform X4; translation: MAHEELNTGLTRNEEYYKTNGDFNEFPHHQPLIDAVAKGDWSSAKKYLTMHPDAIRERGSLSGLTALHMAVSMENEYMAKEVVEWMTEEDLEIEDANGVTAIALATLIGPEVARCIIEKNKRLLCIPCNILQNMIPLIMACHGGHWGLARYLYSVTPLEALMSTQDNCRTDIALDLIQRCPNLTFATNSTGKTLLQELACMPSLFLSGTRLRFWQQWIYNSIDIRHASGIHDVRIDVQKQANDPVNDQGDLIIRSVMALLQGLVSNLRNFFGIDHMYKMKQIHVQSLEVLQGMCKMTEGLSLKQMQGSSVQTALFKAVEHGNDEFLRQLFTANILALGIYDENAKGMFQFSIECRQEKVYNFFHEFIQIMNVRTESRVDKFNNTLLHSAARLSPPAQLKHIQCAALQMQRELQWFKEVEKIVPSKFLEVVNHPDGMTARDLFTKNHKELAKEGERSMKATATSCTVVAALIVTIMFIAVFSVPGGSKAGFPVFLNKRIFMVFIVADVFSLFSATTSVVTFLGILNSRYAEDDFLKSLQTKMMIGLFTLFSSIVTMMIAFSSTLFLMLEAKKWLVYPMILLASVPVVSFVWMQFSLLVEIFISTYGAGIFLINKKSKPWSFSSS